Below is a window of Rhodoglobus vestalii DNA.
TTGCTGCTCGACGTGCCAGGGCGTCGGTGAAACGTGAAGTCGCCGAGCGCACACGCACCGCACTGAGTGTCGCGCGCACGGCGTGGTCGACACCGGAGAGTGCAGAAGCACGACTGCTGGTGCGTGAGCTCCTACTGAGCGTGCCCTCGCTCGGACCGACGCGGGTAGAGGCGGTAATGAACCAGCTGGCGATCGCGGAACGCAAACGTGTCGGCGGGCTTGGTCGCAAGCAACGTGATCGACTCGCTGACTACCTTGCCGATCGCCAGGGCCCAGAGCCGACACGCCTCGTCGTCTTGGCTGGCCCCACTGCCGTCGGCAAGGGGACCGTTTCGAGCTTCATTCGGGATAACCATCCGGATGTCCTCCTCAGCGTCTCGGCAACGACCAGAAAGCCGCGGCCCGGAGAAGTTGACGGGGTGCACTACTACTTCGTCAGCGACGACAAGTTCGATGAGATGGTGTCTCGCAACGAGCTTCTCGAGTGGGCGGTTGTGCACAACTCCTACCGTTACGGCACGCCACGCCCGCCGATTGATGCTGCCCTCGCTGAAGGAAAGCGCGTGCTTCTCGAAATTGACCTTCAGGGAGCTCGCTCAGTGCGTAGTGTCATGCCCGAAGCCCTTCTGGTCTTTTTGCTGCCGCCGAGCTGGGAAGAATTGGTGCGTCGATTGATCGGCCGGGGCACCGAAGACGCCGCCGAACAGGCCCGCCGATTGGAGACCGCAAAGGTCGAATTGGCGGCTCAAGAAGAGTTCGATGTGAAGGTCGTCAACACAGAAGTAAGCCAAGCGGCCAAAGAAGTCGTAGAATTGATGGATGCGCCCGCTGGCGCGACCACTTCCGACTCCAAGGAGCACTCCCATGGCTGACAAGAACTCGGGCATCATTGATCCCCCCATCGACGAACTA
It encodes the following:
- the gmk gene encoding guanylate kinase, with the protein product MVPRPQPPEVDRAAASRAAIAARRARASVKREVAERTRTALSVARTAWSTPESAEARLLVRELLLSVPSLGPTRVEAVMNQLAIAERKRVGGLGRKQRDRLADYLADRQGPEPTRLVVLAGPTAVGKGTVSSFIRDNHPDVLLSVSATTRKPRPGEVDGVHYYFVSDDKFDEMVSRNELLEWAVVHNSYRYGTPRPPIDAALAEGKRVLLEIDLQGARSVRSVMPEALLVFLLPPSWEELVRRLIGRGTEDAAEQARRLETAKVELAAQEEFDVKVVNTEVSQAAKEVVELMDAPAGATTSDSKEHSHG